The genome window GTGGGAGGGTCGACCCGCGCGAGCGGCATGGCCCACGCGCGGGTCGCGTGGTGGCTCAGGCCGCTTGCGCGACCTCGCCGTCAGGTTCCGGGGTTTCCGTGATCGGCGCCGTCTCATCACAGGCGCCACCGGCGGTCTGCATCATCGGCGGGCACCAGGCCGCCACGGCAGCGCGCTGCGCGTCCATTAGCGTGGCGAAAGGCTCGGCAAAGAGTTTGTCGCAGAAGGAGACAATCTCCTTCTTGCTCGACGAGGCCAGCGTCGCCGCCTCCTGGGCCAGGCCCAGATCCTCGCCGAGGATCTTCAGGAGCCCGGCCTTCTTGAAGCGGTTGAAGAGTGCCGCATTCGGTGTCCAGTGGGCGCGAATATCGGGCATGATCTCGATCTCGAACGCATGCATCAGGCTGTCGCGCTGGCGGTCCCGCGCGAAGCAGGACTGCGTCGTGCTGGCCGTCGCATAGGCGACGAGCTTGGCCTTCTCACCCGGCTTCAGCGCGCGAAACGCCGCGAACTGATCGGCGGGCGAACGGCTGTCATCGAGCCACGACAGGTCCAGCGTATCATGCGCCGCGGCCACCTGCTCAAGCGAGGTCTCGTCGATCTCGTCCATCTTGGCATGGCTGCGGTATTCCTTGCGGGCGTCGACCTTGATCGCCTGCGTGACACTCATGCCGCTGGCCAGAACATCACTCACCAGCTTGAAGAGCGTCAGATCGAGCGTGGCCTCGGGATGCAGCGCCATCGCGGCGCCAAGGGCCATGGCCCGCTCGGTCTTGAGGTCCTCAGCCAGTGAGGCCGGATAGGTGATTTCGCCAGCGACCGGGGCCTCCTCCCCGGTCGGGCTAGCCGAGGAGCCACGCACGCCTTCCTCTTTCGCGGTGTCCTCCGGGCGCACGAGGCCAATATGGAGCGTCACCTTCCCATTTGACCACGAGGCGACAACCCCGGCGCGCGCCAGGTCCTCGGTGCTATAAGCCTCCTGCAGGTCGCGGGATTCCTCTTCCAGTGCGTCCACGCGGTCGTAGAGAGCGTTGTAGGCGTCGTCATCGAGCCCCTCATCTTCCATCTCGAGTTGCAGTTGCTCAAGCTCGGCGGTGATCTCGTCGATGCGCTTCTGGGCGGCCTCATCGGGCTCGATCGGACCGGGATAGACGCGGCCGTAGTCGGCCATGGTCGCGTAATCATAGCGGACCAACGCATCGGCCCAGGCAAAGCCCAGCCTCACACGGGCCTCCTCGGCGGCGGCCTCGAGCTTCTCGAGCAGGATGGTCTCGACCAGTGCCGCATCCTCGAGCACCGAATGTTCTTCCAGCAGATCGGCCGCGACAGCGCCGCCGCGGGCCTCGTAGTCTTCCCGCACGAAGGCTCCGATATCGTCGCTGACCTGCACGCCGCGAGATTTCAGCGCCTGACGGACAGTGTAGGCCTGCAGATAGCTGTCTTCCTTGGTGAGCGCCTCATAGACCTCGCGCTGCACCTCCTGGCTCGGGTGCTCGGCAAAGGCCTTCATCGTGTCGAGCGTGATCGTCTTCGCCCGGGCCGCGGCGCGGATATCGAGGTGGATCAGCCCGTAGCGCAACCGGCCTTTCACGGCGGCCACCGTGGTGCCGAAGGTTTTTGCGATGGTCTCGGGCGTCTGGCCATCGATCTCCATCATCCGGGCGAAGGCCTCGAACTCGTCGATGGCATTCATCGGCGCTTGCGTGATGTTCTCAGCCAGCGACAGCGCCGTCGTCACGTCGCAATCCTCCGGCACAAGGCGGCAGTCGACCTTGGTCTTCGAGGTGAACCCCTTGGCGGCCTTGTCTGCGACCAGCTCGCTCAGCGCGGCATGGCGACGGCCACCGGCGAGGACGGCGTATTTGCCGTCGAGCTTCTGGACAAGGAGCGGCTGAAGCACACCCAGCACAGCGATGCTGGCTTTCAGATGCGCGATGTTTTCAGAATCATAGGTTTCCGGGGAGTTACTGCGCACATTGGCGGGATGCGGGACCAGATCGCCGATGGCGACGGTGAGGGGGGCAAAGCTTGTGGTCATGGGATGTCCTTCCAGGTGGGTGAGGTGTGGCCCGCGCCTTCACGCGCGTGACCAATCCACGGCTTCGGGGATCACAACGACAGAAGGCCCACTCTCCCTTTGAGGGAGCAGCGGGCCTTCATCGTCCGAGATGTCAGGGGGAGGCGTCCCCTGCCCCTCTACCAATCGCGCGCCAGCATGATGGTCAGCACGCGCATGGTGGTCGCGGGGTTGTCCGGGGTCTCAGCCCCGTAGCGGAAGTCGGAATCCGCTTCATACAGATCGATTTTCCAGAACACGGTCTCTCCCCGGATCTCGACCGCCCCGAAATCATGCCAGCCTTCGGGATCATTCTCGGGCTCGAAGGTGTTGAATTCCCCGGTGGCTTTCACGGCCTCGGCCATAAAGCCGTCACCGGCCTCCATAAGCGAGCGGGTGACATGCATCCGGCCTCGGATGGGCTGCGCGGGCGGCACTCCAAGGCACGCGAGCTTGCGGAACGCGTCGTTCTGCGCGGCGATCAAGGTCGGATCCGAGCAGTCTGTCTGGGGCTGTACAGTGATGGTCATAGGGCTCTCCCTTGAGAAGTTGAAACACCCTTCCCAAAGCCTTCTTTCCCTTTTGCCGACGCACGCCCCTCAAGCGGCCTTGGCGTTCTCCCCGGTCCTGCCCGCCTCCGATCTGGCAATCAGGTAGTCACAGGCACGTTGTGCATCCGCGGCGTACTTGAAGATCGCACCCTTGTCCGACCGAAGAACGCGCAACCAGTTGTGGAGATAGGCGGCATTCATCTCGAGCGTATGGGCCGTGAAGCCGAGCGTCTGACCCAGGAAAACCGAGGTCAATTCCGCGACGATCTCCTCGCGCGCATAGGAGGTGTTGCCGAACTTCGAGAACCCGAAATCACGGTTCAGTC of Phaeobacter inhibens DSM 16374 contains these proteins:
- a CDS encoding ParB/RepB/Spo0J family partition protein gives rise to the protein MTTSFAPLTVAIGDLVPHPANVRSNSPETYDSENIAHLKASIAVLGVLQPLLVQKLDGKYAVLAGGRRHAALSELVADKAAKGFTSKTKVDCRLVPEDCDVTTALSLAENITQAPMNAIDEFEAFARMMEIDGQTPETIAKTFGTTVAAVKGRLRYGLIHLDIRAAARAKTITLDTMKAFAEHPSQEVQREVYEALTKEDSYLQAYTVRQALKSRGVQVSDDIGAFVREDYEARGGAVAADLLEEHSVLEDAALVETILLEKLEAAAEEARVRLGFAWADALVRYDYATMADYGRVYPGPIEPDEAAQKRIDEITAELEQLQLEMEDEGLDDDAYNALYDRVDALEEESRDLQEAYSTEDLARAGVVASWSNGKVTLHIGLVRPEDTAKEEGVRGSSASPTGEEAPVAGEITYPASLAEDLKTERAMALGAAMALHPEATLDLTLFKLVSDVLASGMSVTQAIKVDARKEYRSHAKMDEIDETSLEQVAAAHDTLDLSWLDDSRSPADQFAAFRALKPGEKAKLVAYATASTTQSCFARDRQRDSLMHAFEIEIMPDIRAHWTPNAALFNRFKKAGLLKILGEDLGLAQEAATLASSSKKEIVSFCDKLFAEPFATLMDAQRAAVAAWCPPMMQTAGGACDETAPITETPEPDGEVAQAA
- a CDS encoding DUF3768 domain-containing protein, with translation MTITVQPQTDCSDPTLIAAQNDAFRKLACLGVPPAQPIRGRMHVTRSLMEAGDGFMAEAVKATGEFNTFEPENDPEGWHDFGAVEIRGETVFWKIDLYEADSDFRYGAETPDNPATTMRVLTIMLARDW